A single genomic interval of Hoplias malabaricus isolate fHopMal1 chromosome 7, fHopMal1.hap1, whole genome shotgun sequence harbors:
- the pde4dip gene encoding myomegalin isoform X1, with the protein MLDSKAKDLCRICARELYGNQRRWIFHPAAKLSLQVLLSHALGRELTRDGRGEFACSKCAFMLDRMYRFDTVIARVEALSIERMQKLLLEKDRLRQCIGGLYRKNNTDDICAGMTGGTTDASIVDISGLSDSKYSSLIEDDLAYSVYESWAEQETLDHHQHPTHYHQCQAGSDASSAQRSRKCKGCAALRVADSDYEAVCKVPRKVGRSTSCGPSTRYSVSVLGGAEEAFPEPAQVPPETDIQSSSLTEVNQICETEQSSLSPSTSVESLDTAVDVSQPCPPALVDLGQGDIEEEKGMTQRHEKEQNLRTSSGSGLELALSLVKSFECRPVQVPRGSRLPVPIKPVSTLSEGPPSSLLIPQAGTDCSFSMQTLDMVPSSIQQVLQLDMSDIEEDLWIDDYVQCRPLGLQKKLIGEQQSQLVQYENAAGQCVSELQKAQLQVQSLQTKIRESEISNKKLQKRLVEMECELRSVREAAQGQERTIQTLSDSLNTKDMEMADLQQLIKEQKELLCSLKKQNQRQHLHQLQMSGVALGQLQTEQLELQVSLFSAQLELQGVQRSQCQAQRREDDLTRHNQRLLIDLQGAIHQRRESEKHNQELLAALQKARSDLEQMEERMKEEVREKERNVEERDCSIRELKTSLQHKEQLLHDYSELLDGQKEPGGNRDILIYKLKQRIQERDRALEHAVDERFVCMEQKEDEIRRLQLLLREKERDMEKLRCVLSSNEETITSLEALVRGKALEVEQVSEAWRSSQRIQHESKDAHTCSLRERDTLISQLQSTLHTRTKEAEGLTAALLSKTTMGSSEVLEELKSRLHLKERLFQELLADRNRQTQEHHTYIQDLLNTIHTRDQYIKDSAERMGQVMSEQAVRQQELRRQAISAENASQSTTEKSADTQCLQEELRLVLARERAAQNEVSTLHSTLAINQDRLQSQASELEALKQTLSIKDKLIKDLQMQMVEPSGLPLVQKLTQELQELRERGLLQDQSCPNQKGSMEDLASMETELTATSQADTGDFPSDEEEEDECNTSEFTDSTEEDEHCKLTAQSLAIMQAFEQHEGPVARPLSQDAVMEGLGLSEVKLLVEQKRAVERELWDLKAQLEKAGFSSFSQMRKALLSLRSENEELRILVSERKTKESGYKASEEEIKEVQNPAEDSLQAHLKTLKSEKRCFRPHSLDLQSLLSQPTQVKQQVEGVCGEAFLSHVEAGLKECTVRLRSDLELVQQESRELQERLMVSEATVHAQAEQLKDYRELLTETSVQQDSKQVQVDLQDLGYETCGRSENEAERDDTSSPEFDDLELCTSLSCRDGVSQWWSGAAPVGRVEGDVVFLQQLVEDLRGQLSRSQALVRSLQTRAQSTTPSSTPRKVNWGLESGAEEDEGWQSSDGCGSLPRRPRPDTELQELVARVSSLEEQLRKGKGCTEETKNSTWPGKFDALIQAQARELSHLRQRMREGRGVCHILTQHLGDTTKAFEELLRANDIDYYMGQSFREQLSQNSSLAQRVAAKISSRDHAELPEDKTGHELLAIRLSKELQQKDKLIESLRSKLDQQKPRSDTPASSHALSDATDQSERTSFISDEQGSTNEDLELCSELDAVSDFGQVEATERSNADSQCNKSPAPSHPSFPPSLTSSHGQHSSSSCHSMHCTSHQPVQTGFSGAQVKPVSGYSLGTGLPQQAFQQSPLTGLNASPGLKSGAGLLESSALWDMAYGSQTVREGAYGDVSSGSSGYQSGARHTGADLMEEHLREIRNLRRRLEDSIQTNDRLRQQLEDKLASTARDGGGAPTNIYIQGLDSVGQLTNEVRTLKDDNHALQCQLQQARRDGMKEVEQLREVVLSGRGRLKQAELEAERWAEQCKLLQTQMQEQTQATLQLKQEKQSNQENANRLQHEVNVLQQQLSESRRLVHTLQCELQVYQRMCDSTKNVNTGTGRSLTLDLKEPQSPMRLLEQQLSDRLDPNILHSSVRKQLFHDPSPSPPVRDTGLLSPASPVSAELPVKPQSSLLNFQSSAGDSPKPGSGRRGESDVPDGSFACRTGSHVVGHIDNFGAVQQQLLEGKVIIRKIETTLRSGIEIALQEGYVSSLLTNTTALKQILEEAASALKMFWRAALPSTETTTRQLQKETSLREEVISLRRKLSDQEQNLRDTMETLRSSNRTKDSMEQFIVNQLSRTRDVLQKARTNLEKNELRISSLSRSFPPPSPQSLSSTPLWALRGEVPGSVYSSSGGGSVMTAAARRHHTVSVPQAAQCSGPQRPLDVFSNNTATTLSGFNMALSPLC; encoded by the exons ATGCTGGACTCCAAAGCGAAGGACCTGTGCCGTATATGTGCCCGGGAACTGTATGGTAACCAGCGGAGATGGATATTCCACCCTGCGGCCAAGCTGAGCCTTCAGGTCCTACTGTCTCACGCTTTGGGCAGGGAGTTGACCCGGGATGGCCGCGGAGAGTTCGCCTGCAGCAAGTGTGCCTTCATGCTGGATCGCATGTACCGATTTGACACTGTGATCGCCAGAGTGGAGGCACTGTCTATTGAGCGCATGCAGAAGCTCCTGCTGGAGAAAGACCGGCTTCGACAGTGCATTGGGGGCCTCTACCGTAAGAATAACACAGATGACATCTGTGCTGGAATGACCGGGGGCACAACGGATGCCTCTATTGTGGACATATCTGGCCTGTCTGATTCTAAATACAGCTCTCTGATAGAAGACGACCTAGCGTACTCAGTGTATGAGTCCTGGGCTGAGCAAGAAACTCTGGATCACCATCAACATCCCACACATTACCATCAGTGCCAAGCTGGATCAGATGCGAGCTCAGCGCAGCGTTCTAGGAAGTGCAAGGGATGTGCTGCACTGCGAGTGGCTGACTCTGACTACGAAGCTGTCTGCAAGGTGCCAAGGAAAGTGGGCAGAAGTACCTCTTGTGGACCCTCGACACGATATTCAGTCAGCGTTTTGGGCGGTGCAGAGGAAGCTTTCCCTGAGCCTGCCCAGGTGCCTCCAGAGACAGACATTCAGTCATCAAGCCTAACTGAAGTCAATCAAATCTGTGAAACAGAGCAGAGCAGTCTCAGTCCATCAACATCTGTAGAATCACTCGACACTGCAGTTGATGTTAGTCAGCCTTGTCCACCAGCCCTTGTGGACCTTGGGCAGGGAGATATAGAAGAGGAAAAAGGCATGACCCAGAGGCATGAGAAAGAGCAGAACCTCAGAACTAGTTCTGGAAGTGGACTGGAGCTGGCTCTCAGCTTGGTGAAAAGTTTTGAGTGTCGGCCTGTCCAGGTCCCTCGAGGCAGTCGGCTGCCTGTGCCTATCAAGCCTGTGTCCACTCTTTCTGAGGGGCCTCCGTCTTCACTTTTGATTCCTCAAGCAGGAACAGACTGTTCTTTCTCTATGCAAACCCTGGACATGGTTCCTTCAAGCATCCAGCAGGTGCTGCAGCTGGACATGTCAGACATAGAGGAGGATCTTTGGATAGATGATTATGTGCAATGTAGGCCTTTAGGCCTCCAGAAG AAGCTGATTGGGGAGCAGCAGTCTCAACTGGTGCAGTATGAGAATGCAgctggtcagtgtgtgagtgagctgCAAAAGGCCCAGCTTCAAGTCCAGTCCCTCCAGACCAAGATCAGAGAGAGTGAAATCAGCAATAAG aaacTGCAGAAAAGGCTTGTCGAAATGGAGTGTGAACTGCGGTCAGTTCGAGAAGCGGCACAAGGACAAGAGAGAACAATTCAGACTCTTAGTGACTCTCTAAACACCAAGGATATGGAG ATGGCTGATCTCCAGCAGCTTATTAAGGAGCAGAAGGAGCTTTTATGTTCTCTGAAAAAGCAGAACCAACGACAGCATCTTCATCAGCTGCAG ATGTCAGGGGTAGCACTGGGCCAACTGCAGACTGAGCAGCTGGAGCTGCAGGTTTCTCTCTTCTCAGCACAGCTGGAGCTGCAAGGTGTCCAGAGAAGCCAGTGCCAGGCCCAGAGGAGAGAGGACGACTTGACACGCCACAATCAGCGTCTCCTCATTGACCTCCAGGGGGCAATACATCAGAGGCGGGAGTCTGAAAAGCACAACCAG GAACTCCTTGCTGCTCTACAGAAAGCACGTTCGGACCTTGAGCAGATGGAGGAGAGGATGAAAGAAGAggtcagagagaaggagagaaatgtGGAAGAGAGAGACTGCAGCATCAGAGAACTAAAGACCTCTCTGCAGCACAAAGAGCAGCTGCTGCAT GACTACAGTGAGCTGCTGGATGGGCAGAAAGAGCCTGGTGGAAACAGAGACATCCTCATTTACAAACTCAAGCAGCGCAttcaggagagagacagagcccTGGAG CATGCTGTGGACGAAAGGTTTGTGTGTAtggagcagaaggaggacgAAATACGCAGACTGCAGCTGCTccttagagagaaagagagggacatGGAGAAGCTGCGCTGTGTGCTCTCCAGCAACGAGGAGACAATTACG AGTCTGGAGGCTCTGGTGCGTGGTAAGGCTCTAGAGGTGGAGCAGGTGAGTGAGGCCTGGCGAAGCAGTCAGCGGATTCAGCATGAGAGCAAGGACGCACACACATgcagcctgagagagagagatacgcTCATCAGCCAACTCCAGTCCACCTTGCACACTCGCACAAAAGAGGCTGAG gggCTGACAGCTGCTTTGCTCAGCAAGACAACTATGGGCTCCAGTGAGGTTTTGGAGGAGCTGAAGAGTCGCCTGCACTTGAAGGAACGTTTGTTTCAGGAGCTGCTGGCAGACCGCAACCGTCAGACCCAGGAGCACCACACATACATCCAGGACCTCCTTAACACCATTCACACCAGGGACCAGTACATCAAG GATTCTGCAGAGCGTATGGGTCAGGTGATGTCTGAGCAGGCAGTGCGGCAGCAGGAGCTCCGCAGACAGGCCATCTCAGCAGAAAATGCATCACAGAGCACAACAGAGAAGTCTGCAGACACTCAATGTCTTCAGGAGGAGCTCCGACTGGTTCTTGCCCGAGAGAGAGCGGCCCAGAATGAGGTGTCtactctacactctacactgGCAATTAATCAGGACAGACTCCAGTCTCAAGCTTCAGAGTTAGAGGCTTTGAAACAGACCTTGAGCATCAAAGACAAGCTCATCaag GATCTACAGATGCAGATGGTGGAGCCCTCAGGTCTTCCACTGGTGCAGAAACTGACTCAGGAACTGCAAGAGCTCAGAGAACGAGGTTTACTTCAGGACCAATCCTGCCCCAACCAAAAG GGTAGCATGGAGGACCTGGCATCAATGGAGACTGAGCTGACAGCCACATCTCAGGCTGATACTGGAG ACTTCCCTtcagacgaggaggaggaggatgagtgTAATACCAGTGAGTTTACAGACAGCACTGAGGAAGATGAACACTGCAAACTAACAGCTCAGTCTCTGGCCATTATGCAG GCCTTTGAACAGCATGAAGGACCTGTGGCCAGGCCACTATCCCAGGATGCAGTGATGGAGGGTCTGGGTCTGTCAGAGGTGAAGTTGCTGGTGGAACAGAAGAGGGCAGTGGAGAGAGAGCTCTGGGATCTTAAGGCTCAGCTGGAGAAGGCTGGCTTCTCCTCGTTTTCTCAGATGAG GAAAGCACTGCTTAGCCTGCGTTCAGAGAACGAGGAGCTCAGAATCTTAGTGAGtgaaagaaagacaaaagaaaGTGGGTACAAAGCCTCAGAGGAGGAGATAAAAGAGGTTCAGAATCCTGCTGAAGATTCCCTTCAAGCTCATCTGAAAACCCTCAAAAGTGAGAAGAGATGCTTCAGGCCACATTCATTGGACCTGCAATCACTGCTTTCACAACCTACACAG GTAAAGCAGCAGGTGGAGGGAGTGTGTGGAGAAGCCTTTCTGAGCCATGTGGAAGCTGGACTGAAGGAGTGCACAGTGCGTCTGAGGTCAGATCTGGAGCTGGTGCAGCAGGAGAGTCGTGAGCTGCAGGAGAGACTGATGGTGTCTGAGGCTACTGTACATGCCCAGGCTGAGCAGCTTAAAGACTACAGAGAACTGCTCA CAGAGACGTCAGTGCAGCAAGACAGTAAGCAGGTGCAAGTGGACCTGCAGGACCTGGGGTATGAGACGTGTGGCCGCAGTGAGAATGAGGCAGAGAGGGATGACACCAGCAGCCCAG AGTTTGATGATTTGGAGCTATGTACCTCTCTTTCCTGTCGTGACGGAGTCTCTCAGTGGTGGTCCGGTGCAGCTCCAGTGGGCCGAGTGGAGGGTGATGTGGTGTTTCTTCAGCAGCTGGTGGAGGATCTCAGAGGTCAGTTGTCTCGCTCTCAGGCGCTGGTGCGAAGTCTACAAACCCGAGCCCAGAGCACCACACCCTCCTCAACACCACGCAAAGTTAACTGGGGATTAGAGAGTGGGGCTGAGGAGGACGAGGGCTGGCAATCATCAGATGGCTGCGGGTCACTGCCCCGTCGACCACGACCTGACACTGAGCTGCAGGAGCTGGTGGCCCGGGTGTCTTCTCTGGAGGAACAGCTGAGGAAGGGCAAAGGTTGCACAGAGGAAACCAAGAACAGCACCTGGCCTGG TAAATTTGATGCGCTTATCCAGGCACAGGCTCGAGAGCTCTCTCACTTGCGGCAGCGAATGCGAGAGGGTCGAGGGGTTTGTCACATCCTGACTCAGCACTTAGGGGACACCACTAAAGCTTTTGAGGAGCTGCTACGAGCCAATGACATTGACTACTACATGGGCCAAAGCTTCAGAGAACAACTCTCCCAGAACTCCTCACTGGCCCAGAGAGTGGCAGCCAAGATCAGCAGCC GGGATCATGCAGAACTCCCAGAAGACAAGACAGGTCATGAATTACTTGCAATCCG GTTAAGTAAAGAGCTCCAGCAGAAGGACAAGCTCATAGAGTCACTGCGCTCCAAACTAGACCAACAGAAACCCCGCTCTGACACACCTGCCAGCAGCCATGCTCTCTCAGATgccactgaccaatcagagcgcacATCCTTCATTTCAGATGAGCAGGGATCCACCAATGAGGACTTGGAGTTGTGTTCAGAACTGGATGCTGTCAGTGACTTCGGACAAGTGGAGGCAACTGAAAGGAGCAATGCCG ATTCCCAGTGTAATAAAAGCCCCGCTCCTTCACATCCATCCTTTCCTCCATCGCTCACTTCTTCCCATGGTCAACACTCGTCCAGCAGCTGCCACAGTATGCACTGCACCTCTCACCAGCCAGTGCAGACAG GTTTTAGTGGTGCTCAGGTCAAACCCGTATCCGGCTATTCACTGGGCACTGGGCTACCCCAGCAGGCCTTTCAGCAGTCTCCACTCACCGGTCTCAATGCCAGCCCAGGTCTCAAATCGGGGGCTGGACTCCTGGAgagcagtgcattgtgggatatGGCATATGGGTCTCAAACAGTGAGAGAAGGAGCATATGGTGATGTCTCCTCTGGCTCATCAGGATATCAGTCTGGTGCCAGACACACAG GCGCAGACCTTATGGAGGAGCACTTGAGAGAGATTCGCAACCTCCGGCGACGTTTAGAAGATTCCATCCAGACCAACGATCGTCTGAGGCAGCAGCTGGAAGACAAACTGGCCTCCACAGCACGAGATGGAG GAGGAGCCCCTACCAACATCTACATTCAAGGACTTGACTCAGTCGGTCAGCTCACAAATGAGGTTCGAACTCTAAAGGATGACAACCATGCTCTCCAGTGCCAGCTCCAACAGGCTAGAAGAG ATGGCATGAAAGAGGTGGAGCAGTTGCGGGAGGTGGTCCTATCAGGTCGCGGCAGACTGAAGCAGGCGGAGCTGGAGGCAGAGAGGTGGGCGGAGCAGTGCAAGCTGCTGCAGACACAGATGCAGGAACAGACGCAGGCAACACTGCAGCTGAAGCAGGAGAAACAGAGCAACCAGGAGAATGCTAACAG GCTCCAGCATGAAGTCAACGTTCTCCAGCAGCAGCTGAGTGAGAGCAGACGACTTGTGCACACATTACAGTGTGAACTGCAGGTCTACCAGAGAATGTGCGACTCTACCAAGAATGTGAACACGG gaACTGGACGGAGTCTGACTCTTGACCTGAAAGAGCCACAGTCTCCCATGCGTCTGCTGGAGCAGCAGCTGAGTGACAGGCTGGATCCTAACATACTCCACTCATCTGTCAGAAAACAACTGTTTCATG AtccttctccctctcctcctgtTCGAGATACAGGACTCTTAAGTCCAGCCTCACCCGTTTCTGCTGAACTGCCAGTCAAGCCTCAATCGTCTCTGCTGAATTTTCAGTCTTCTGCTGGTG ACTCACCCAAGCCTGGTTCAGGACGTAGAGGAGAGAGTGATGTTCCTGATGGCTCCTTCGCCTGCAGGACGGGGTCTCATGTTGTGGGTCACATAGACAACTTCGGCGCTGTGCAGCAGCAGCTTCTAGAGGGCAAAGTAATCATCCGCAAAATTGAGACTACACTACGGTCCGGCATAGAGATTGCCCTGCAGGAG GGATATGTGAGTAGCTTGCTGACTAACACTACTGCCTTGAAGCAAATTTTGGAGGAAGCAGCTTCTGCCCTCAAGATGTTCTGGAGGGCAGCTCTTCCCAGTACTGAGACCACCACCCGGCAGCTTCAAAAG gaGACATCTCTGAGAGAAGAGGTAATTTCTCTGAGACGTAAACTGTCCGATCAGGAGCAGAATCTAAGGGACACCATGGAGACTCTGAGAAGTTCTAACCGCACCAAGGACAGCATGGAGCAGTTTATTGTCAACCAAC TGTCCAGAACCAGAGACGTGCTGCAAAAGGCTCGCACAAATCTAGAG AAGAACGAGCTCAGGATCTCCTCTTTAAGCCGCTCCTTTCCTCCTCCCTCACCTCAGTCTCTATCCTCCACTCCTCTGTGGGCTCTCAGAG GTGAAGTCCCAGGCTCAGTGTACAGCTCCTCTGGTGGCGGAAGTGTTATGACCGCTGCCGCACGAAGACACCACACTGTGTCTGTCCCACAGGCCGCTCAGTGTTCGGGTCCACAGCGCCCTCTAGACGTGTTCTCCAATAACACAGCTACAACGCTCTCAGGATTCAACATGGCTCTGTCTCCTCTGTGCTGA